The Vitis vinifera cultivar Pinot Noir 40024 chromosome 1, ASM3070453v1 DNA segment tgacggtaacggtaatagtAATAGTGATGGTCATAGTGATgctaacggtaacggtaacagtgacagtaatggtaacagtgatgataatggtaacggtaacggtgactgAAACGGTTCTGGTAACAGTGACTGAAACGGTTCTAGTAACGGTGACGATGACGGTGAGGGTGGTGATAATTATGACGGTCACGGTCACGATCACGGTAACGTTGACGGTTACGGTAATGATGACGGCCAAggtaacgatgacggtaatggtgacggtcaaggtaacgatgacggtaacaATGACgataatggtaatggtgatggtaacgataACAGTGATGGTAACAGTTACAGTAACGATCacgataacggtaacggtaacggtgacggtaacaataataaaaataataacggTAACAATAACGATGATGGTTATAGagacggtaatggtaatggctactgtaacggtgatggtaatggtaacaatggcggtgatggtgacggtaacagtaacaataatggtgatggtaatggtaacgataacggtgatggtaatggtgacggtgacggtaacagtaatggtaatggtgacgataatAGTGACGATTACGAATATTGTAATAGTTGCGGTAAcaataacggtaatggtgatgataACGGTGATGACTACTATTATTGTAACAATTAtggtaacagtgatggtaacggtgatagtTATGGTAATGGTCATGGTAACGGTCACGATCACGGTAACGATAACAGTAACGGTTACGATGATGGTAgtggtaacggtaacgatgatGGTAACAATATCCATAACAGTAAAGGTAACGGTAAAAGTGGTAACAGTAACGGTCACGGTAAAGGTGACGAGAATAGTAACAATAATTGTAATGGTAACGGAGATGGTAACGATGACGGAAATGGTACTGATAaaggtgacggtaacggtaatgataatggtgattGTGAAAGTAATAATAACGGTGGCGGTGATGGTGGTGGTAATAGTGACTACAATGATAAAGGTGATGGTAGTAGTGATGGTAACGGttatggtga contains these protein-coding regions:
- the LOC132253777 gene encoding uncharacterized protein LOC132253777 codes for the protein MVTVTVTETVLVTVTETVLVTVTMTVRVVIIMTVTVTITVTLTVTVMMTAKVTMTVMVTVKVTMTVTMTIMVMVMVTITVMVTVTVTITITVTRRNGNGDDNSDDYEYCNSCGNNNGNGDDNGDDYYYCNNYGNSDGNGDSYGNGHGNGHDHGNDNSNGYDDGSGNGNDDGNNIHNSKGNGKSGNSNGHGKGDENSNNNCNGNGDGNDDGNGTDKGDGNGNDNGDCESNNNGGGDGGGNSDYNDKGDGSSDGNGYGDGNGNGKGDGDGNGNGNSNDIGDSNGNSNDNCNNNSDGNGNNNSNSDDNGDNNNNGDGHGNDDANGDSNGYGDGDGDGNGDGDGNGDGNSDTNGYDNGNNNGDDNGNSINNSHDNGNSIGNSHDNGDNNVVDNDNCNDDDNCKDDSNGYDNGKDNGNGYGNNDGNCHGHGNGDANSDGDGRSDVNDDNNSGGHDDGHDDSNRMVTLTVIVTITIFDV